In one window of Pseudomonas sp. IAC-BECa141 DNA:
- the miaA gene encoding tRNA (adenosine(37)-N6)-dimethylallyltransferase MiaA, with translation MSQLPPAIFLMGPTAAGKTDLAIELTKVLPCELISVDSALVYRGMDIGTAKPSKELLAEFPHRLIDILDPAEAYSAADFRRDALEAMAEITARGKIPLLVGGTMLYYKALIEGLADMPAADPEVRAQIEEEAARLGWQALHDQLAVIDPESAARIHPNDPQRLSRALEVYRVSGQSMTELRLKQSVQSTEAVASGLQQLPYTVANLAIAPTNRQILHERIKQRFTNMLEQGFIDEVVALRNRSDLHAGLPSIRAVGYRQVWDYLDGKLTSAEMQERGIIATRQLAKRQFTWLRSWKDLHWLDSLDCDNLPRALKYLGTISILS, from the coding sequence ATGAGCCAGCTTCCTCCAGCGATTTTCCTGATGGGCCCGACCGCTGCGGGCAAGACAGATCTGGCCATCGAGCTGACCAAGGTACTCCCGTGCGAGCTGATCAGTGTCGATTCGGCGCTGGTCTATCGCGGCATGGACATCGGCACTGCCAAGCCGTCCAAAGAATTGCTGGCCGAGTTTCCCCACCGGCTGATCGACATTCTCGACCCGGCCGAAGCCTATTCGGCCGCAGATTTCCGCCGCGATGCGCTGGAGGCCATGGCCGAGATCACCGCACGCGGAAAAATTCCGCTGCTGGTGGGCGGCACGATGCTCTATTACAAGGCTTTGATCGAAGGTCTGGCGGACATGCCGGCGGCCGATCCCGAAGTTCGCGCGCAGATCGAAGAAGAGGCTGCACGCCTTGGCTGGCAGGCCCTGCACGATCAGTTGGCGGTCATCGATCCAGAGTCTGCGGCACGTATCCATCCGAACGATCCACAACGACTGAGTCGTGCGCTGGAAGTTTACCGGGTCAGTGGTCAGAGCATGACTGAACTGCGGCTGAAACAATCTGTACAAAGTACCGAAGCGGTCGCATCGGGATTGCAACAATTGCCCTATACTGTCGCGAATCTGGCGATTGCTCCAACTAATCGTCAGATACTGCACGAGCGCATTAAACAAAGATTCACAAATATGCTGGAACAGGGATTCATCGACGAGGTCGTAGCCCTGCGTAATAGAAGTGACCTGCATGCCGGGTTGCCGTCTATACGTGCGGTAGGCTACCGCCAGGTCTGGGACTACCTGGATGGCAAGCTGACGTCGGCCGAGATGCAGGAACGGGGCATCATCGCCACGCGCCAATTGGCCAAACGCCAGTTCACCTGGCTGCGCAGCTGGAAGGATTTGCACTGGCTCGACAGTCTGGATTGCGACAATCTGCCACGCGCCTTGAAATACCTTGGGACGATCTCCATATTGAGCTGA
- the hfq gene encoding RNA chaperone Hfq, whose amino-acid sequence MSKGHSLQDPYLNTLRKEKVGVSIYLVNGIKLQGTIESFDQFVILLKNTVSQMVYKHAISTVVPVRPIRLPSATESEAGDAEPGNA is encoded by the coding sequence ATGTCAAAAGGGCATTCGCTACAAGACCCTTACTTGAATACTTTACGTAAAGAGAAAGTGGGGGTTTCCATCTACCTGGTAAACGGGATCAAACTGCAAGGCACGATCGAGTCGTTCGACCAGTTCGTTATCCTGCTGAAGAACACCGTCAGCCAGATGGTTTACAAACACGCTATCTCTACAGTCGTGCCGGTTCGTCCAATTCGTCTGCCAAGCGCAACCGAATCCGAAGCAGGTGACGCTGAGCCAGGTAACGCCTGA
- the hflX gene encoding ribosome rescue GTPase HflX, translating to MFFERHGGGERVILVHLDGQDPEAREDPQEFQELANSAGAETVAFFNVPRHRPTAKYLIGSGKVEELRDLVHAKEADLVIFNHTLTPSQERNLERVFECRVIDRTGLILDIFAQRARTHEGKLQVELAQLDHMSTRLVRGWTHLERQGGGIGLRGPGETQLETDRRLLRVRLRQIKGRLEKVRSQREQSRRGRSRADIPTVSLVGYTNAGKSTLFNNVTKSEVYAADQLFATLDPTLRRLDLDDLGPIVLADTVGFIRHLPHKLVEAFRSTLEESSNSDLLLHVIDAAEPDRMLQIEQVMVVLGEIGAQDLPILEVYNKLDLLEGVEPQIQRDENGKPQRVWLSARDGTGLELLEQAIAELLGSDLFVGTLRLPQRFARLRAQFFELGAVQKEEHDEEGVSLLAVRLPRSELNRLVSREGVVPTEFIEQHTLQ from the coding sequence TTGTTCTTTGAGCGCCACGGTGGTGGTGAACGAGTCATCCTCGTTCACTTGGATGGACAGGACCCTGAGGCGCGCGAAGATCCGCAGGAGTTTCAGGAACTGGCAAATTCGGCTGGCGCCGAGACCGTTGCGTTTTTTAACGTGCCGCGTCATCGGCCAACCGCCAAATACCTGATTGGCAGCGGCAAGGTCGAGGAACTGCGCGACCTGGTTCACGCCAAAGAAGCCGATCTGGTCATCTTCAATCACACCCTTACGCCCAGTCAGGAACGTAACCTCGAACGTGTCTTCGAGTGTCGCGTGATTGACCGTACCGGTCTGATTCTCGATATTTTCGCCCAACGCGCCCGTACCCATGAGGGCAAGCTCCAGGTAGAACTGGCCCAGCTTGACCACATGAGCACCCGGCTGGTTCGCGGCTGGACTCACCTTGAGCGTCAGGGTGGCGGTATCGGCCTGCGCGGTCCGGGTGAAACCCAGCTCGAAACCGACCGGCGACTGCTGCGGGTTCGCCTGCGCCAGATCAAGGGGCGGCTGGAAAAAGTGCGCAGCCAGCGCGAACAGTCGCGTCGCGGCCGCTCGCGTGCGGATATCCCAACCGTGTCTCTGGTGGGATACACCAACGCCGGTAAATCCACACTGTTCAATAACGTGACGAAGTCCGAGGTGTACGCGGCTGACCAGCTGTTCGCCACGCTCGACCCGACCCTGCGCCGTCTGGATCTGGATGACCTGGGGCCGATTGTTCTGGCCGACACCGTGGGTTTCATCCGCCACTTGCCGCACAAACTGGTCGAGGCATTTCGGTCTACGCTCGAAGAGTCGAGCAATTCCGACCTGCTGTTGCACGTGATCGATGCGGCCGAACCGGATCGCATGTTGCAGATCGAGCAGGTGATGGTGGTGCTGGGCGAGATCGGTGCTCAGGACTTGCCGATCCTCGAGGTCTATAACAAACTCGATTTGCTTGAAGGCGTTGAGCCACAAATCCAGCGCGATGAAAACGGCAAGCCTCAGCGGGTCTGGCTGTCGGCGCGTGATGGCACCGGTCTGGAATTGCTCGAGCAGGCGATTGCCGAGTTGTTGGGCAGTGACCTGTTCGTGGGAACCCTGCGCCTGCCTCAGCGGTTCGCGCGTCTGCGTGCCCAGTTCTTCGAACTGGGTGCGGTGCAGAAAGAAGAACACGACGAAGAAGGGGTCAGCTTGCTGGCCGTTCGATTGCCACGCTCGGAGCTCAATCGACTGGTCAGTCGTGAAGGCGTTGTGCCGACGGAGTTCATCGAGCAACACACTTTGCAATAA
- the hflK gene encoding FtsH protease activity modulator HflK — protein MAWNEPGGNSNNQDPWGGKRRNNGDRKGPPDLDEAFRKLQESLNGLFGGGKKRGDDGGGSGKSGGFGGLLGIGLVVLAAVWLYSAVYVVDEQEQAVVLRFGKYYETVGPGLNIYFPPIDKKYMENVTRERAYTKQGQMLTEDENIVEVPLTVQYKISNLQDFVLNVDQPEISLQHATDSALRHVVGSTAMDQVLTEGRELMASEIKERLQRFLDTYRTGITVTQVNVQSAAAPREVQEAFDDVIRAREDEQRSRNQAETYANGVVPEARGQAQRILEDANGYRDETVSRAKGEADRFTKLVAEYRKAPEVTRQRLYLDTMQEVFSSTSKVLVTGNKNGQSNLLYLPLDKMIQNSSGSNAPVTGSAAASNNTDVTPHVTDLPQSRTRETR, from the coding sequence ATGGCTTGGAATGAGCCGGGTGGCAACTCGAACAATCAGGATCCTTGGGGTGGCAAGCGTCGCAACAACGGCGACCGCAAGGGGCCGCCGGATCTCGACGAGGCCTTCCGAAAGCTGCAGGAAAGCCTGAACGGGTTGTTCGGTGGTGGAAAAAAACGCGGTGATGACGGTGGCGGCTCGGGCAAGAGCGGCGGCTTCGGCGGCCTGCTCGGCATCGGCCTCGTCGTGCTGGCGGCGGTCTGGCTGTACAGCGCGGTGTACGTCGTGGACGAGCAGGAGCAAGCCGTGGTGCTGCGCTTCGGCAAGTACTACGAGACTGTCGGTCCCGGCCTGAACATCTATTTCCCGCCGATCGACAAGAAGTACATGGAGAACGTCACGCGTGAGCGTGCCTACACCAAGCAGGGCCAGATGCTGACCGAAGACGAGAACATCGTCGAAGTGCCGCTGACCGTGCAGTACAAGATCAGCAACCTGCAGGACTTCGTGCTGAACGTCGACCAGCCGGAAATCAGCCTGCAACATGCGACCGACAGTGCGCTGCGCCATGTGGTGGGTTCCACCGCGATGGATCAGGTGCTGACCGAAGGTCGTGAGTTGATGGCCAGCGAGATCAAGGAGCGTCTGCAACGTTTCCTCGATACCTATCGCACCGGTATCACGGTCACCCAGGTCAACGTACAGAGCGCAGCGGCACCGCGTGAAGTGCAGGAAGCCTTCGATGACGTGATCCGCGCCCGTGAAGACGAACAGCGTTCGCGCAACCAGGCTGAAACCTACGCCAACGGCGTGGTGCCGGAAGCTCGTGGTCAGGCCCAGCGCATCCTCGAAGATGCCAACGGTTACCGTGACGAAACGGTCTCGCGCGCCAAGGGTGAGGCGGATCGCTTCACCAAGCTGGTTGCCGAGTATCGCAAGGCGCCCGAGGTTACTCGCCAGCGTCTGTACCTGGACACCATGCAGGAAGTCTTCAGCAGCACCAGCAAGGTACTCGTGACCGGCAACAAGAATGGCCAGAGCAATCTGCTTTACCTGCCGCTGGACAAGATGATTCAGAACAGTTCGGGCAGCAATGCGCCGGTCACCGGTTCGGCTGCCGCCAGCAACAACACGGACGTCACGCCGCATGTCACTGACCTGCCGCAGTCGCGTACAAGGGAGACCCGCTGA
- the hflC gene encoding protease modulator HflC, with amino-acid sequence MSNKSLIALIVGVVVVLIGWNCFYIVAQTERAVLLQFGRVVQADVQPGLHVKVPYVNQVRKFDARLMTLDAPTQRFLTLEKKAVMVDAYAKWRVKDAERFYTATSGLKQIADERLSRRLESGLRDQFGKRTLHEVVSGERDALMADITASLNKMAEKELGIEVVDVRVKAIDLPKEVNRSVFERMSTEREREAREHRAKGNELAEGIRADADRQRRVLLAEAYRESEEIRGDGDAQAAAIYSKAYGQDQDFYAFYRSLRAYRESFANKSDVMVLDPSSDFFKYLEKAKP; translated from the coding sequence ATGAGCAATAAATCGCTGATCGCCCTGATCGTTGGCGTTGTCGTGGTACTGATTGGCTGGAACTGCTTCTACATCGTCGCTCAGACCGAGCGCGCGGTGTTGCTGCAATTCGGTCGCGTGGTTCAGGCTGACGTCCAGCCGGGTCTGCATGTGAAGGTTCCATACGTTAACCAGGTGCGTAAATTCGACGCACGTCTGATGACGCTGGATGCGCCGACGCAGCGCTTCCTGACGCTGGAAAAGAAAGCCGTGATGGTCGATGCCTACGCCAAGTGGCGCGTGAAAGATGCCGAGCGCTTCTACACCGCAACGTCCGGCCTCAAGCAGATTGCCGACGAGCGTCTTTCCCGTCGTCTGGAATCGGGCCTGCGTGACCAGTTCGGTAAGCGCACCCTGCACGAAGTGGTGTCGGGTGAGCGCGATGCGCTGATGGCTGACATCACGGCGTCGCTGAACAAGATGGCGGAAAAAGAGCTGGGTATCGAAGTCGTCGATGTCCGGGTCAAGGCCATCGATCTGCCGAAAGAAGTGAACCGCAGCGTGTTCGAACGTATGAGCACCGAGCGTGAGCGTGAAGCTCGCGAGCACCGCGCCAAAGGTAACGAGCTGGCCGAGGGCATCCGTGCCGACGCCGATCGTCAACGCCGCGTGTTGCTGGCTGAAGCCTATCGTGAATCCGAAGAGATTCGCGGTGACGGCGACGCCCAGGCCGCTGCGATCTACTCTAAGGCCTACGGTCAGGATCAGGATTTCTACGCGTTCTACCGTAGCCTGCGTGCCTACCGTGAAAGCTTCGCGAACAAATCCGACGTCATGGTCCTCGACCCAAGCAGCGACTTCTTCAAGTATCTGGAGAAGGCCAAGCCTTGA
- a CDS encoding ATP phosphoribosyltransferase regulatory subunit, translating into MATVDRWLLPDGIEEVLPPEAARIEVARRQVLDLFQSWGYEFVVTPHIEYLESLLTGAGQDLDLRTFKVIDPQSGRQMGFRADITPQVARIDAHTLRREGPSRLCYAGSVLHAQPRALSSSRSPIQLGAELYGDASPSSDVEVISLMLAMLQLADVPDVHMDLGHVGIYRGLAQAAGLSGEVEQQLFDALQRKAIDEVITLTEGLPADVSGMLRALVDLCGGREVLTAARERLANAPAPVLAALEDLLAIAERLSVRFPELPLYFDLGELRGYHYHTGVVFAVFVPGVGQSIAQGGRYDDIGADFGRARPATGFSTDLKTLVTLGRAEIELPSGGIWMPDSTDAALWQQVCQLRSEGQRVVQALPGQPLAAARDADCDRQLIQQNGLWQVSPLAS; encoded by the coding sequence ATGGCAACGGTAGACCGCTGGCTGCTGCCAGATGGCATCGAAGAAGTACTGCCACCGGAAGCGGCGCGCATTGAAGTCGCGCGTCGTCAGGTGTTGGATCTGTTCCAGAGCTGGGGTTACGAGTTTGTCGTGACTCCCCATATCGAGTACCTGGAATCCCTGCTGACCGGCGCGGGCCAGGACCTGGATCTGCGTACCTTCAAGGTCATCGACCCGCAATCGGGCCGGCAGATGGGTTTCCGTGCCGACATCACGCCGCAAGTGGCGCGCATCGATGCGCACACCCTTCGTCGCGAAGGCCCGAGCCGTCTGTGCTACGCCGGCAGCGTGCTGCATGCCCAGCCACGTGCCTTGTCGTCTTCGCGCAGCCCGATCCAGCTGGGCGCCGAGTTGTACGGCGATGCCAGCCCGAGCAGCGATGTCGAAGTCATCAGCCTGATGCTGGCCATGCTGCAACTGGCCGACGTGCCGGACGTGCACATGGACCTCGGGCATGTCGGCATCTACCGCGGTCTGGCTCAGGCGGCCGGTCTGTCGGGTGAAGTCGAGCAGCAGTTGTTCGATGCGCTGCAACGCAAGGCCATCGACGAGGTCATTACCTTGACCGAAGGTCTGCCGGCCGATGTGTCCGGCATGTTGCGTGCGTTGGTCGATCTGTGCGGCGGCCGTGAAGTACTGACCGCTGCCCGCGAGCGTCTGGCCAATGCGCCGGCGCCAGTACTGGCGGCGCTGGAAGATTTGCTGGCGATCGCCGAGCGCCTGTCAGTGCGCTTCCCGGAATTGCCGCTGTACTTCGACCTGGGCGAGCTGCGCGGTTATCACTACCACACCGGTGTGGTGTTCGCGGTGTTCGTGCCGGGTGTTGGCCAGTCCATCGCTCAGGGCGGTCGCTACGACGACATCGGCGCCGACTTCGGTCGCGCCCGTCCGGCCACCGGCTTCTCCACCGATTTGAAAACCCTGGTGACCCTGGGGCGTGCTGAGATCGAGCTACCGTCTGGCGGTATCTGGATGCCTGACAGTACGGATGCGGCACTCTGGCAGCAGGTTTGCCAGTTGCGCAGTGAGGGTCAGCGTGTCGTTCAGGCATTGCCTGGACAACCTTTGGCCGCCGCCCGTGATGCGGACTGCGACCGGCAATTGATCCAGCAGAACGGGCTTTGGCAAGTATCGCCACTGGCTTCCTGA
- a CDS encoding adenylosuccinate synthase: MGKNVVVLGTQWGDEGKGKIVDLLTEHAAAVVRYQGGHNAGHTLVIDGEKTVLHLIPSGVLREGVQCLIGNGVVVAPDALLREITKLEEKGVPVRERLRISPSCPLILSYHVALDQAREKARGEMKIGTTGRGIGPAYEDKVARRGLRIGDLFHRERFAAKLGELLDYHNFVLVNYYKEPAIDFQKTLDECMEYAELLKPMMLDVTAELHDLRRAGKDIMFEGAQGSLLDIDHGTYPYVTSSNTTAGGIATGSGVGPMFIDYILGITKAYTTRVGSGPFPTELFDDVGAFLAKRGHEFGATTGRARRCGWFDANILRRAIDVNSISGLCLTKLDVLDGLETINICVGYKNADGAMIDAPTDADSYIGLEPVYEQMPGWSESTLGAKTLEELPQAARNYIKRIEELVGAPIDIISTGPDRNETIVLRHPFA, encoded by the coding sequence ATGGGTAAGAATGTCGTAGTCCTGGGCACCCAATGGGGTGATGAGGGCAAAGGCAAGATCGTTGATCTGCTGACCGAACATGCTGCCGCCGTAGTGCGCTACCAGGGTGGCCACAACGCTGGCCACACCCTGGTGATCGACGGTGAGAAAACCGTCCTGCACCTGATCCCGTCGGGCGTGCTGCGCGAAGGCGTGCAGTGCCTGATCGGCAACGGCGTGGTGGTTGCACCTGACGCCCTGCTGCGGGAAATCACCAAGCTGGAAGAGAAGGGCGTACCGGTTCGCGAGCGCCTGCGCATCAGCCCATCCTGCCCGCTGATCCTGTCCTACCACGTGGCACTGGACCAGGCCCGTGAAAAGGCCCGTGGCGAGATGAAGATCGGCACCACCGGTCGCGGCATCGGCCCGGCGTACGAAGACAAGGTTGCACGTCGCGGCCTGCGCATCGGTGACCTGTTCCACCGTGAGCGTTTCGCCGCCAAGCTGGGCGAGTTGCTGGATTACCACAACTTCGTACTGGTCAATTACTACAAAGAGCCGGCCATCGACTTCCAGAAGACACTCGACGAGTGCATGGAATACGCCGAACTGCTCAAGCCGATGATGCTCGACGTCACCGCCGAGCTGCACGACCTGCGTCGCGCCGGCAAGGACATCATGTTCGAAGGCGCTCAGGGTTCGCTGCTGGACATCGACCACGGTACTTACCCGTACGTGACCAGCTCCAACACCACTGCCGGTGGCATCGCGACCGGTTCAGGTGTCGGCCCGATGTTCATCGACTACATCCTCGGTATTACCAAGGCCTATACCACGCGTGTCGGTTCGGGTCCGTTCCCGACCGAACTGTTCGACGATGTTGGTGCGTTCCTCGCCAAGCGTGGTCATGAGTTCGGCGCCACTACCGGTCGCGCCCGTCGTTGCGGCTGGTTCGATGCCAACATTCTGCGTCGCGCCATCGACGTCAACAGCATCTCGGGCCTGTGCCTGACCAAGCTGGACGTGCTGGACGGTCTGGAAACCATCAACATCTGCGTGGGTTACAAGAACGCTGATGGCGCCATGATCGATGCACCGACAGATGCTGACAGCTACATTGGCCTGGAGCCGGTGTACGAGCAGATGCCGGGCTGGAGCGAATCGACCCTGGGTGCCAAGACCCTGGAAGAGCTGCCACAGGCTGCACGCAACTACATCAAGCGCATCGAAGAGCTGGTCGGCGCGCCGATCGACATTATTTCGACGGGCCCGGACCGCAACGAAACCATCGTTCTGCGTCATCCGTTCGCTTGA
- a CDS encoding methyl-accepting chemotaxis protein: MSAVLSLLQSRLLRPVFVTLGIALLVQVLVAVALTRSTVTALEADLGTRLGADSQKLSGELEQAGREVTSSLDNLSSNTRQRLTAGLSSRLKDEQAQLRATLEKDLKDSANDMAQLLASVAPRAMWDSDVPTLSEFARRAQRNPNVLFVVYDDATGQHLTRYLNRENPINKALLEKGQGERALDKVLDAAKNDPSVYYLEASINPNGVEIGKVLMGVSTASVEADLAALDQRFAALIASSDQLVGDSLKGAAADSATAMRARLQSAQSTAAEMKANTTSTVQDAAATLRWRIGMGLALVGAGVLLLLAVVLGHRVVKRLKMLNAAMDDLAAGEGDLTKRVQINSKDEIGDMASAVNRFVDKLQPIVREAGDVAQRTGVEIGAMTLRNAGADAAAGMQRDEVAESLRALSQMADEAQSESHAMQAALKQVVDIRQATDENTRTSAKVGSLIEALAGQVDTGAKVIERLAQQSEQIEVVLTVIHGIAEQTNLLALNAAIEAARAGETGRGFAVVADEVRALASKTQSSTGDIQAHIVALQQGAREAVEAIGQAGRQASEGLLVLRDSARLQQSVQASVEQVHAAIGLATQAAAHQAQGAQAVRGRVETIHAQAEKAAQAVVETTASGKVLDGLAAQLKASLGQFRA, encoded by the coding sequence GTGTCAGCCGTTCTCTCACTGTTACAAAGCCGTCTGTTGCGGCCCGTGTTCGTTACCCTTGGTATCGCCCTTTTGGTGCAAGTGCTGGTGGCCGTTGCCCTGACGCGGAGCACCGTGACTGCGCTGGAAGCCGATCTCGGCACCCGCCTGGGCGCCGACAGCCAGAAATTGTCCGGTGAGCTGGAGCAGGCCGGGCGCGAAGTCACATCGAGCCTGGACAACCTGTCCTCAAATACCCGTCAGCGCCTGACCGCCGGTCTTTCCTCGCGTCTGAAGGACGAGCAGGCGCAGTTGCGTGCGACGCTGGAAAAAGACCTGAAGGATTCGGCCAATGACATGGCTCAGTTGCTGGCCTCGGTGGCGCCTCGCGCCATGTGGGACAGCGACGTGCCGACCCTGTCCGAATTCGCCCGCCGGGCCCAGCGCAACCCCAACGTGCTGTTCGTGGTGTATGACGACGCCACCGGCCAGCATCTGACCCGCTACCTCAACCGTGAAAACCCGATCAACAAGGCCCTTTTGGAAAAGGGCCAGGGTGAGCGGGCACTGGATAAAGTGCTGGATGCGGCGAAGAACGATCCGTCGGTCTACTACCTGGAAGCCTCGATCAACCCCAATGGCGTGGAGATCGGCAAGGTATTGATGGGCGTCTCGACTGCTTCGGTGGAAGCCGATCTGGCGGCACTCGATCAGCGCTTCGCGGCGTTGATTGCCAGCAGCGATCAACTGGTCGGCGACAGCCTCAAGGGCGCTGCGGCCGACAGTGCCACCGCCATGCGCGCGCGCTTGCAATCGGCGCAGTCCACGGCTGCCGAAATGAAGGCCAACACCACCAGTACCGTGCAGGATGCTGCAGCCACCCTGCGCTGGCGTATCGGCATGGGCCTGGCGCTGGTCGGTGCCGGCGTGCTGTTGCTGCTAGCGGTCGTGCTTGGTCATCGAGTGGTCAAGCGCCTGAAAATGCTCAACGCGGCGATGGATGATCTGGCAGCAGGCGAGGGCGATCTGACCAAGCGTGTGCAGATCAACAGCAAGGACGAAATCGGCGACATGGCTTCGGCGGTCAACCGCTTTGTGGATAAGTTGCAGCCAATCGTGCGTGAGGCCGGGGATGTGGCTCAGCGTACCGGTGTGGAAATCGGTGCCATGACTCTGCGCAACGCCGGTGCCGATGCGGCGGCCGGGATGCAGCGTGATGAAGTGGCTGAAAGTCTGCGGGCACTGTCGCAAATGGCCGACGAAGCACAGTCGGAAAGCCATGCGATGCAGGCCGCGTTGAAACAGGTGGTGGATATTCGGCAGGCCACCGACGAGAACACTCGCACTTCGGCGAAGGTCGGCAGCCTTATCGAGGCGTTGGCGGGACAGGTCGATACCGGGGCGAAAGTCATCGAACGGCTGGCGCAGCAGAGTGAACAGATCGAAGTGGTGCTGACCGTGATTCACGGTATCGCCGAGCAGACCAACCTGCTGGCGCTCAACGCGGCCATTGAGGCGGCCCGGGCGGGCGAGACCGGTCGCGGGTTTGCGGTGGTGGCGGATGAAGTCCGCGCGTTGGCGAGCAAGACCCAAAGTTCCACCGGCGACATTCAGGCGCACATTGTGGCTTTGCAGCAGGGAGCCCGTGAAGCGGTGGAAGCGATCGGCCAGGCCGGGCGTCAGGCCAGCGAAGGCTTGCTGGTGCTGCGAGACAGCGCGCGGTTGCAGCAGTCGGTTCAGGCGTCGGTCGAGCAGGTGCATGCGGCGATCGGGCTGGCGACTCAGGCTGCGGCGCATCAGGCGCAGGGCGCGCAGGCAGTGCGCGGGCGGGTCGAGACGATTCATGCCCAGGCCGAGAAAGCCGCTCAGGCGGTGGTCGAAACCACGGCCAGCGGCAAGGTGCTGGATGGTCTGGCGGCGCAACTCAAGGCCAGTCTGGGCCAGTTTCGGGCTTGA
- a CDS encoding ABC transporter permease yields MTTSLSAPATRGGYVPRRKRPSIWLVLPVLLLVVMSLLPLAYVGLKAWQAGWTEALHLLWRPYVFGLLRNTLALMVGVTVTCGVIGLSLAWLLERSNLPGRRLWGVILCLPFAVPAFVSSFTWVSLSAQFEGLGGAILVMSLSKYPLIFLPVAATLRNLDPSLEESARTLGQNRLGVFFRVTLPLLWPSLLAGSLLIALHMLVEFGALSIIGLQTFTTAIYQQFELEFSNANAAMLSAVLLVLCLMLLWLELRVRGKGRHVRTGQGAARRAEQVRLGPWAIAGQLYCLMLAVVGSGIPLGMLAYWLAVGSSAAFPVAAITEALLSSLALSLGGAGLCLVLAVPVGLLVVRYKGQLAIWAERLPYLLHALPGLVIALTLVYFALHYVPVLYQTSALLLIAYALLFLPLAQAPIRTALNKAAPQLEEAARTLGASSFTAFCRVTLPIIFPALGAAFALVFLDAMKELTATLLLSPTGLNTLATEVWAHTANVEFAAAAPYAALLIVVSGLPVYLLTTQMYLSR; encoded by the coding sequence ATGACCACATCGTTATCCGCCCCCGCCACGCGCGGGGGTTACGTGCCACGGCGCAAGCGGCCGTCGATCTGGCTGGTGCTACCGGTGTTGCTGCTGGTGGTCATGAGCCTGCTGCCGCTGGCCTACGTCGGCCTCAAAGCCTGGCAAGCGGGCTGGACCGAAGCGCTGCACTTGCTGTGGCGCCCGTACGTATTCGGCCTGCTGCGCAATACACTGGCGCTGATGGTTGGCGTGACGGTGACTTGTGGCGTGATCGGCCTGTCGCTGGCCTGGTTACTGGAGCGCAGCAACCTGCCGGGCCGGCGGCTGTGGGGCGTGATTCTTTGCCTGCCGTTCGCGGTGCCGGCGTTTGTCAGCAGCTTTACCTGGGTTTCGCTCAGCGCGCAGTTCGAAGGACTCGGCGGGGCGATCCTGGTGATGAGCCTGTCGAAGTACCCGCTGATCTTTCTGCCGGTAGCCGCCACGCTGCGCAATCTTGATCCCTCCCTTGAGGAATCGGCACGGACGCTGGGCCAGAATCGCTTGGGCGTTTTTTTCCGCGTCACCCTGCCCCTGCTCTGGCCTTCACTGCTGGCTGGTTCGCTACTCATTGCATTGCACATGCTGGTGGAGTTCGGCGCACTGTCGATCATTGGCCTGCAAACCTTCACCACCGCGATCTATCAGCAATTCGAACTGGAATTCAGCAATGCCAACGCAGCGATGCTGTCGGCGGTTTTGCTGGTGCTGTGCCTGATGCTGTTGTGGCTGGAACTGCGCGTGCGTGGCAAGGGCCGCCATGTGCGTACCGGCCAGGGCGCGGCGCGCCGGGCTGAACAAGTGCGACTTGGGCCGTGGGCGATCGCAGGCCAGTTGTATTGCCTGATGCTGGCGGTTGTCGGCAGCGGGATTCCGCTGGGCATGCTGGCTTACTGGCTCGCCGTGGGATCGTCAGCGGCCTTTCCGGTGGCCGCAATCACTGAAGCCTTGCTGTCTTCACTGGCGCTATCGCTGGGTGGCGCGGGATTGTGTCTGGTGCTGGCGGTACCGGTCGGATTGCTGGTAGTGCGCTACAAAGGCCAACTGGCGATCTGGGCCGAACGCCTGCCCTATCTGCTGCACGCCCTGCCGGGACTGGTGATTGCCCTGACGCTGGTGTATTTCGCCCTGCATTACGTGCCGGTGCTGTACCAGACCTCCGCGCTACTGCTGATCGCCTATGCGCTGCTGTTTCTGCCGCTGGCTCAGGCACCGATCCGCACGGCGCTGAACAAGGCCGCACCGCAACTCGAAGAAGCCGCCCGTACGCTGGGCGCATCGTCGTTCACGGCGTTCTGCCGAGTGACCCTGCCGATCATCTTCCCGGCACTGGGCGCCGCCTTTGCGCTGGTGTTTCTGGATGCCATGAAGGAGCTGACGGCGACGTTGCTGCTGAGTCCGACGGGGCTCAACACCTTGGCGACGGAAGTCTGGGCGCACACCGCTAATGTCGAGTTTGCAGCGGCAGCGCCTTATGCGGCGTTGTTGATTGTGGTATCGGGATTGCCCGTTTACCTGCTGACGACCCAGATGTATTTGAGCCGATAA